The following are encoded in a window of Podospora pseudoanserina strain CBS 124.78 chromosome 6, whole genome shotgun sequence genomic DNA:
- the ALD5 gene encoding aldehyde dehydrogenase (NAD(P)(+)) ald5 (COG:E; EggNog:ENOG503NW4N) — translation MTNVFTELKTPTTGTYKQPTGLFINNEFVEGVEKKTFEVINPATEEVICSVHEATEADVDIAVKAARDAFEGPWRQVTPQQRGNLLLKLADLIEKNLELLASVESLDNGKSITMARGDVGAVVGCIRYYGGWADKIEGKTIDIAPDMFHYTRLEPIGVCGQIIPWNFPLLMLGWKIGPALATGNTVVLKTAEQTPLSGLVFAQFVKEAGFPPGVLNIISGFGKTAGAAISSHMDIDKVAFTGSTVVGRTIMKAAASSNLKKVTLELGGKSPNIVFNDADIEQTISWVNFGIYFNHGQCCCAGSRIYVQSGIYDKFVAAFKKRAEANKVGDPFHPETFQGPQVSQLQYDRIMEYIESGKSEGATVETGGARHGDKGYFIQPTIFTNVSPKMKIMQEEIFGPVCAIAKFDTEEEVLQMAHDTIYGLASAVHTKDLNTAIRVANSLRAGTVWVNCYNLLSHQLPFGGYAQSGIGRELGEEALANYTQHKSVAIRLGGALFG, via the exons ATGACCAACGTCTTCACCGAGCTCAAGACCCCTACCACGGGCACCTACAAGCAGCCCACCGGACT cttcatcaacaacgagTTCGTCGAGGGTGTCGAGAAGAAGACCTTTGAGgtcatcaaccccgccaccgaGGAGGTCATCTGCTCCGTTCACGAAGCCACCGAGGCCGACGTCGACATTGCCGTCAAGGCTGCTCGCGATGCCTTCGAGGGCCCGTGGCGCCAGGTTACCCCTCAGCAGCGTGGAAACTTGCTGCTTAAGCTTGCCGACCTGATCGAGAAAaaccttgagctccttgctTCCGTCGAGTCTCTTGACAATGGCAAGtccatcaccatggctcGTGGAGATGTTGGCGCCGTTGTTGGTTGCATTCGGTACTATGGCGGCTGGGCCGACAAGATTGAGGGCAAGACGATTGATATTGCGCCAGACATGTTCCACTACACCAGACTCGAGCCG ATTGGCGTCTGCGGCCAGATCATCCCATGGAACTTCCCACTTCTGATGCTCGGCTGGAAGATTGGACCTGCTCTGGCTACCGGTAACACTGTTGTTCTCAAGACCGCTGAGCAAACGCCTTTGTCCGGTCTCGTCTTTGCTCAGTTCGTCAAGGAGGCTGGTTTCCCTCCCGGtgttctcaacatcatctctgGCTTCGGCAAGACTGCCGGCGCTGCCATCTCTTCCCACATGGACATCGACAAGGTCGCCTTTACTGGCTCCACTGTTGTTGGCCGCACCATCATGAAGGCCGCTGCCTCTTCTAACCTCAAGAAGGTCACCCTCGAGTTGGGCGGCAAGTCCCCCAATATCGTCTTCAACGATGCCGATATCGAGCAGACCATCAGCTGGGTCAACTTTGGTATCTACTTCAACCACGGCCAGTGCTGCTGCGCTGGATCTCGTATCTACGTGCAGTCCGGCATCTACGACAAGTTCGTCGCCGCTTTCAAGAAACGCGCTGAGGCGAACAAGGTCGGCGACCCATTCCACCCCGAGACCTTCCAAGGCCCCCAGGTGTCTCAGCTCCAATACGATCGTATCATGGAGTACATTGAGTCCGGCAAGAGCGAGGGCGCTACAGTCGAGACCGGTGGTGCCCGTCACGGTGACAAGGGCTACTTCATCCagcccaccatcttcaccaacgtCAGCCCCAAGATGAAGATCATGCAGGAAGAGATCTTCGGCCCCGTCTGCGCTATCGCCAAGTTCgacaccgaggaggaggtcctcCAGATGGCCCACGACACCATTTATGGTCTTGCCTCTGCTGTCCACACCAAGGATCTCAACACCGCGATCCGGGTCGCCAACTCCCTCCGTGCCGGTACCGTCTGGGTCAACTGCTACAACCTGCTTTCGCACCAGCTGCCATTCGGTGGTTATGCTCAGAGTGGTATCGGGCGCGagttgggtgaggaggcTTTGGCCAACTACACGCAACACAAGTCTGTCGCCATCAGATTGGGCGGTGCGTTGTTTGGTTAA
- a CDS encoding hypothetical protein (COG:G; EggNog:ENOG503Q4CM) produces MSTASPDHVGVDNPNSSRKMDESIIPARDPEKVDLSEETTDEEASAPPLQQRWNQSATNIFRFLGTIYAFILMGMTDGAVGALLPYIETYYSISYTAVSLVFLSPFIGYTLAALSNSLVHHHFGQVGIAVLGPVCRLIGIIPLVFHPPYPVLPVVLAFTGYGNGIEDSAWNAWIGNMHNANELLGLLHGAYGLGATIGPLIATAMVTKGGLEWYTFYYVMIGLDGVGLVFLTAAFWRATAKLYRAQFLDTTGGKRTTTRTVLKEPITWILAMFLLGYVGAEVSLGGWITTFMLRVRNAEPFLAGLTVTFFWLGLTVGRVVLGFVTGRIGEKLAITIYLVLSIVMQVLYWTVPNFAASATFATFLGFFLGPLFPAAIVAATKLLPSDYHVSAIGFAAAFGGGGAALFPFAVGAIAQSKGVEVLQPICLAILIFILLMWWFLPGGLKPGGLEKAREEGEKVGDGMRKVIKKVTRKRN; encoded by the coding sequence ATGTCGACCGCCAGTCCAGACCACGTCGGTGTCGACAATCCCAATAGTTCCAGGAAGATGGATGAGTCCATCATCCCAGCACGCGATCCTGAAAAGGTCGACTTGTCGGAAGAGACCACAGATGAGGAAgcctcagctcctcccctccaacaacgaTGGAACCAATCCGCCACAAACATCTTCCGTTTTCTCGGCACCATATACGCCTTCATCCTCATGGGTATGACTGACGGCGCTGTCGGTGCCCTTCTTCCCTACATCGAAACATACTATTCCATCTCCTACACCGCCGTCTCCCTTGTCTTCCTGTCTCCCTTCATAGGGTACACCCTCGCAGCACTCAGCAATTCactggtccaccaccacttcggGCAAGTTGGTATCGCCGTCCTCGGTCCCGTTTGTCGTCTCATTGGTATCATTCCGCTTGTCTTCCACCCGCCCTATCCCGTTCTGCCAGTCGTCCTAGCTTTCACCGGCTACGGTAATGGTATCGAAGACAGTGCTTGGAACGCCTGGATAGGCAATATGCACAACGCCAATGAGCTTCTCGGTCTTCTTCACGGCGCTTACGGTCTAGGCGCCACCATCGGACCCTTGATTGCGACAGCGATGGTGACCAAGGGAGGATTGGAGTGGTACACGTTTTACTATGTGATGATTGGTCTGGATGGTGTCGGTCTCGTATTCCTAACGGCGGCATTCTGGAGGGCGACGGCCAAGCTATACAGAGCTCAGTTTTTAGATACCACTGGTGGAAAGAGAACCACGACTCGAACAGTGCTCAAAGAACCCATTACTTGGATCCTCGCCATGTTCCTGCTTGGGTATGTAGGCGCCGAGGTGTCGCTGGGAGGGTGGATCACGACGTTTATGTTGCGAGTCCGCAATGCTGAACCTTTTCTGGCTGGTCTGACTGTTACTTTCTTCTGGCTTGGATTGACAGTGGgacgggtggtgttgggtttTGTCACAGGGAGGATAGGAGAAAAGCTTGCCATCACCATCTATCTGGTGCTCTCGATTGTGATGCAAGTCCTCTACTGGACTGTACCCAACTTCGCGGCATCGGCAACCTTTGCGACGTTCTTGGGTTTCTTCTTGGGTCCGTTATTTCCGGCGGCGATTGTGGCGGCGACAAAGTTGCTGCCGAGCGATTATCATGTTTCAGCGATTGGATTTGCTGCAGCATTCGGCGGAGGGGGCGCGGCACTGTTCCCGTTTGCGGTGGGGGCCATCGCTCAGAGTAAGGGGGTGGAAGTGTTGCAGCCGATCTGTCTGGCGATTCTCATATTCattttgttgatgtggtggttcTTGCCTGGTGGGCTGAAACCAGGCgggctggagaaggcgagggaggagggcgagaaggtcggagatgggatgagaaaggtcatcaagaaggtgaCGAGGAAACGGAATTAG